The following coding sequences are from one Gopherus flavomarginatus isolate rGopFla2 chromosome 21, rGopFla2.mat.asm, whole genome shotgun sequence window:
- the RNF223 gene encoding RING finger protein 223: MESSALLLPSQIMGSGTWESIMSCFPQMRRTEMPDSPTSPVPAAPDEIPIPISPIIVTSPTDSRKLSSPTSSLASPKPTSPIECSICFNTYDNSFKTPKLLQCSHIFCLECVARLTSALPQPRVEDQLPCPLCRQLTEIPLEGPPALQTSQELLSTLPPEYQREKVVWMEGSKLCCRQSSQDPEDPNTCICLDVAMSKPNPPMTPTEGTAGRLSRCAMCDDWKRIILLSALVIILLCIILWPVQCALKTGNLRCFTRTVTFTRPNPVSFIHTTPPVPGTSPSSR; the protein is encoded by the exons ATGGAGTCTTCTGCTCTTCTCCTCCCTTCTCAGATTATGGGAAGCGGCACTTGGg AGTCGATCATGTCGTGCTTCCCCCAAATGCGGCGCACCGAGATGCCAgattcccccaccagccccgtTCCTGCTGCTCCGGATGAAATCCCCATTCCTATTAGCCCCATCATAGTCACCTCCCCCACTGACAGCAGGAAGCTCAGCTCCCCGACGTCCAGTCTTGCCTCCCCCAAACCTACCTCCCCCATCGAGTGCTCCATCTGCTTCAACACCTATGACAACAGCTTCAAGACACCCAAGCTGCTCCAATGCTCGCACATCTTCTGTCTGGAATGTGTGGCCCGCTTGACCTCGGCGCTGCCCCAGCCCCGTGTCGAGgaccagctgccctgccccctctgcagACAGCTCACGGAGATCCCCCTTGAGGGCCCTCCAGCTCTCcagaccagccaggagctcctgtCCACCCTGCCCCCCGAATACCAACGGGAGAAGGTGGTGTGGATGGAGGGCAGCAAGCTGTGCTGCAGGCAGTCATCCCAAGACCCAGAAGATCCCAACACATGCATCTGCCTCGACGTTGCCATGAGCAAGCCCAATCCCCCCATGACACCAACAGAGGGCACAGCTGGGAGGCTGTCGCGCTGTGCCATGTGCGACGACTGGAAACGCATTATCCTCCTCTCAGCCCTGGTCATCATTCTGCTGTGCATCATTTTGTGGCCGGTGCAGTGTGCCCTGAAAACTGGGAACCTCCGCTGCTTCACAAGGACGGTTACATTCACCAGACCGAACCCTGTTTCGTTTATACATACAACCCCACCAGTGCCCGGGACCAGCCCATCCTCCCGCTAG
- the LOC127038856 gene encoding tyrosine-protein phosphatase non-receptor type 11-like isoform X2, which produces MVRWFHPNINGIEAEKLLLTRGVHGSFLARPSKSNPGDFTLSVRRHDEVTHIKIQNTGDYYDLYGGEKFATLAELVQYYTEQQGLLREKNSNVIELKYPLNCQDPTSERWYHGHLTGKEAEKLLTEKGKPGSFLVRESQSKPGDFVLSVLTNEDKMETGDRKPRVTHVMIRYQPDGKYDVGGGERFDTLTDLVEHYKKNPMVEKSGAVVHLKQPFNATRINAANIENRVKELNKMADHSEKAKQGFWEEFEMLQQQECKLLYPRKEGQRVENKAKNRYKNILPFDTTRVALQDVDESIPGSDYINANYIKSIPEEGRSSEHCKVYIATQGCLQTTVNDFWAMVYQENTHVIVMTTKEVERGRNKCFRYWPDKNCTKEYGYICVRIVSEREAQGYYLRELEIMRTDREEHPRQVKHYQYFSWPDHGVPNEPGGVLSFLDQVNRAQRSIPDSGPIVVHCSAGIGRTGTIIVIDILVDIIHRQGLDCDIDIPKTIQMVRRQRSGMVQTEAQYKFVYMAVQQYIETEQKRLEEEQRSKRKERDYLNIRHPPMDKARAKGQPVPPHVSAVDDDSATVYENLNIKSSKVSGMNNAGR; this is translated from the exons GAGACATGACGAGGTGACGCACATTAAGATCCAGAACACCGGAGACTACTACGACCTCTATGGCGGGGAGAAGTTTGCTACCCTGGCCGAGTTGGTGCAGTACTACACCgagcagcaggggctgctgcGGGAGAAAAACAGCAACGTAATTGAGCTGAAATACCCTCTGAATTGCCAGGACCCCACCTCCGAGAG GTGGTACCATGGGCACCTGACTGGCAAAGAGGCAGAGAAGCTCTTGACGGAGAAAGGCAAGCCAGGGAGCTTTCTGGTGCGGGAGAGCCAAAGCAAACCAGGGGACTTTGTCTTATCAGTGCTGACgaatgaagacaagatggagacagGAGACCGGAAGCCACGGGTGACTCATGTGATGATCCGCTACCAG ccTGATGGGAAGTATGACGTTGGGGGAGGCGAGAGGTTCGACACGCTCACGGACCTGGTAGAGCACTACAAGAAAAACCCCATGGTGGAGAAATCCGGAGCTGTGGTTCATCTGAAACAG CCCTTTAACGCCACGCGCATCAACGCCGCCAACATCGAAAACCGAGTGAAGGAGCTGAACAAAATGGCGGATCACAGCGAGAAGGCCAAGCAAGGGTTCTGGGAAGAGTTCGAG atgctgcagcagcaggagtgtAAGCTCCTCTACCCCAGGAAGGAAGGGCAGCGAGTGGAGAACAAAGCGAAGAATCGCTACAAGAACATCCTCCCTT TCGATACCACACGAGTTGCACTCCAAGACGTAGATGAGAGCATACCAGGGTCAGACTACATCAACGCCAACTACATCAAG AGCATACCTGAAGAGGGAAGGAGCTCGGAGCACTGCAAAGTCTACATTGCCACCCAAGGCTGCCTGCAGACAACGGTGAACGACTTCTGGGCCATGGTGTACCAAGAAAACACCCATGTCATAGTCATGACGACGAAGGAAGTGGAGAGAGGCAGG AATAAATGTTTCCGCTACTGGCCTGATAAGAACTGCACCAAGGAGTACGGCTACATCTGCGTGCGGATCGTGAGCGAGCGTGAGGCACAGGGCTACTACCTCCGGGAGCTGGAGATCATGCGGACAGACCGG GAGGAGCACCCCAGACAGGTAAAGCACTATCAGTATTTCAGCTGGCCAGACCATGGGGTCCCCAATGAGCCAGGAGGGGTCCTCAGCTTTCTGGACCAAGTCAACCGAGCACAGCGAAGCATTCCAGACTCTGGGCCGATCGTCGTGCACTGCAG cgcTGGAATAGGACGCACAGGCACTATCATAGTGATTGATATTCTGGTGGATATTATTCACAGGCAAG GTTTGGACTGTGACATAGATATCCCCAAAACTATCCAGATGGTGCGCAGGCAGCGCTCTGGCATGGTGCAGACAGAGGCGCAgtacaagtttgtttacatggcTGTTCAACAGTACATTGAGACCGAGCAGAAGAGGCTAGAAGAAGAGCAG AGGAGTAAGAGGAAAGAACGAGACTACCTGAATATCCGACACCCTCCTATGGATAAAGCCAGAGCCAAAGGGCAGCCGGTCCCACCACACGTCTCTGC GGTCGATGATGACTCAGCCACCGTCTACGAAAACCTGAACATCAAAAGCTCAAAGGTTTCAGGGATGAATAATGCAGGGAGATAA
- the LOC127038856 gene encoding tyrosine-protein phosphatase non-receptor type 11-like isoform X1, translating into MRPENNHRVTSPIPRWFHPNINGIEAEKLLLTRGVHGSFLARPSKSNPGDFTLSVRRHDEVTHIKIQNTGDYYDLYGGEKFATLAELVQYYTEQQGLLREKNSNVIELKYPLNCQDPTSERWYHGHLTGKEAEKLLTEKGKPGSFLVRESQSKPGDFVLSVLTNEDKMETGDRKPRVTHVMIRYQPDGKYDVGGGERFDTLTDLVEHYKKNPMVEKSGAVVHLKQPFNATRINAANIENRVKELNKMADHSEKAKQGFWEEFEMLQQQECKLLYPRKEGQRVENKAKNRYKNILPFDTTRVALQDVDESIPGSDYINANYIKSIPEEGRSSEHCKVYIATQGCLQTTVNDFWAMVYQENTHVIVMTTKEVERGRNKCFRYWPDKNCTKEYGYICVRIVSEREAQGYYLRELEIMRTDREEHPRQVKHYQYFSWPDHGVPNEPGGVLSFLDQVNRAQRSIPDSGPIVVHCSAGIGRTGTIIVIDILVDIIHRQGLDCDIDIPKTIQMVRRQRSGMVQTEAQYKFVYMAVQQYIETEQKRLEEEQRSKRKERDYLNIRHPPMDKARAKGQPVPPHVSAVDDDSATVYENLNIKSSKVSGMNNAGR; encoded by the exons GAGACATGACGAGGTGACGCACATTAAGATCCAGAACACCGGAGACTACTACGACCTCTATGGCGGGGAGAAGTTTGCTACCCTGGCCGAGTTGGTGCAGTACTACACCgagcagcaggggctgctgcGGGAGAAAAACAGCAACGTAATTGAGCTGAAATACCCTCTGAATTGCCAGGACCCCACCTCCGAGAG GTGGTACCATGGGCACCTGACTGGCAAAGAGGCAGAGAAGCTCTTGACGGAGAAAGGCAAGCCAGGGAGCTTTCTGGTGCGGGAGAGCCAAAGCAAACCAGGGGACTTTGTCTTATCAGTGCTGACgaatgaagacaagatggagacagGAGACCGGAAGCCACGGGTGACTCATGTGATGATCCGCTACCAG ccTGATGGGAAGTATGACGTTGGGGGAGGCGAGAGGTTCGACACGCTCACGGACCTGGTAGAGCACTACAAGAAAAACCCCATGGTGGAGAAATCCGGAGCTGTGGTTCATCTGAAACAG CCCTTTAACGCCACGCGCATCAACGCCGCCAACATCGAAAACCGAGTGAAGGAGCTGAACAAAATGGCGGATCACAGCGAGAAGGCCAAGCAAGGGTTCTGGGAAGAGTTCGAG atgctgcagcagcaggagtgtAAGCTCCTCTACCCCAGGAAGGAAGGGCAGCGAGTGGAGAACAAAGCGAAGAATCGCTACAAGAACATCCTCCCTT TCGATACCACACGAGTTGCACTCCAAGACGTAGATGAGAGCATACCAGGGTCAGACTACATCAACGCCAACTACATCAAG AGCATACCTGAAGAGGGAAGGAGCTCGGAGCACTGCAAAGTCTACATTGCCACCCAAGGCTGCCTGCAGACAACGGTGAACGACTTCTGGGCCATGGTGTACCAAGAAAACACCCATGTCATAGTCATGACGACGAAGGAAGTGGAGAGAGGCAGG AATAAATGTTTCCGCTACTGGCCTGATAAGAACTGCACCAAGGAGTACGGCTACATCTGCGTGCGGATCGTGAGCGAGCGTGAGGCACAGGGCTACTACCTCCGGGAGCTGGAGATCATGCGGACAGACCGG GAGGAGCACCCCAGACAGGTAAAGCACTATCAGTATTTCAGCTGGCCAGACCATGGGGTCCCCAATGAGCCAGGAGGGGTCCTCAGCTTTCTGGACCAAGTCAACCGAGCACAGCGAAGCATTCCAGACTCTGGGCCGATCGTCGTGCACTGCAG cgcTGGAATAGGACGCACAGGCACTATCATAGTGATTGATATTCTGGTGGATATTATTCACAGGCAAG GTTTGGACTGTGACATAGATATCCCCAAAACTATCCAGATGGTGCGCAGGCAGCGCTCTGGCATGGTGCAGACAGAGGCGCAgtacaagtttgtttacatggcTGTTCAACAGTACATTGAGACCGAGCAGAAGAGGCTAGAAGAAGAGCAG AGGAGTAAGAGGAAAGAACGAGACTACCTGAATATCCGACACCCTCCTATGGATAAAGCCAGAGCCAAAGGGCAGCCGGTCCCACCACACGTCTCTGC GGTCGATGATGACTCAGCCACCGTCTACGAAAACCTGAACATCAAAAGCTCAAAGGTTTCAGGGATGAATAATGCAGGGAGATAA